Proteins from one uncultured Anaeromusa sp. genomic window:
- the cbiE gene encoding precorrin-6y C5,15-methyltransferase (decarboxylating) subunit CbiE, producing MEHQILVVGIGPGSREYMLPAAWEAIATAKTLVGGRRALETLAPPEAKRRVVDADIEGLLNYIEEESRQGQVVVMVSGDPGFYSLLPALRRRFPRERLQVIPGISSVQLAFARVAEPWQDASLLSFHGREIADEVLLYRSGRMLSFLTDRLHRPKEIAERLLQLGWPETTLCWQCESLSYSAERVERSTLAKAAQQEGFAHAIFIVKAAAGGEEEFA from the coding sequence ATGGAACATCAGATCCTTGTAGTGGGCATTGGTCCGGGCAGCCGCGAGTACATGCTGCCAGCCGCCTGGGAGGCTATTGCTACGGCCAAGACACTTGTCGGCGGCAGGCGGGCCTTGGAAACGCTGGCGCCGCCGGAAGCGAAGCGGCGGGTGGTTGATGCGGATATTGAGGGGCTTTTGAATTATATTGAAGAAGAAAGCCGGCAGGGACAAGTAGTGGTCATGGTATCCGGAGACCCTGGCTTTTACAGCCTGCTGCCGGCGTTAAGGCGTCGTTTTCCCAGAGAGCGCTTGCAGGTCATTCCGGGCATCAGTTCAGTGCAGCTGGCTTTCGCCAGAGTGGCGGAACCCTGGCAGGATGCGAGCCTGCTTAGCTTTCACGGCAGGGAAATCGCGGATGAAGTGTTGCTGTATCGTTCAGGGCGGATGCTTTCTTTTCTTACGGATCGTTTGCATCGGCCCAAGGAAATTGCCGAGCGGCTTTTACAGTTGGGCTGGCCGGAGACGACATTATGCTGGCAATGCGAGTCCTTGTCGTATTCGGCAGAACGCGTGGAGCGGTCGACGCTGGCGAAAGCAGCGCAGCAAGAAGGCTTTGCACACGCCATTTTTATTGTTAAGGCGGCCGCGGGCGGCGAGGAGGAGTTTGCATGA